Genomic DNA from Desulfovibrio sp.:
GTCATCTTGTTCAGAAAGGCACAATAACAAGTGCAAAGCATGGCAGGCCATTGTCGAAATACGCATAGTCATTCCTTATTTTGCAGGAGACAATAACTATCTCTAAACCGTATCTGTCTAATTTAGACTGTTCTACTCAACTTTTTAGCGCACCATAATAACGGCGTCAAGCGGGTACCAGCCTGCCAAAATGAACGCCATCGCCCAAATTCCGTCATGCTTTCAATGATGTGAATAGTTTCGCAACCTTTTGGCGAAGAAAAAAAAATACTGCCCATAGCAAATATAATGTGTTAGATTTTTGCGTCATTAGTCATAGGTAGCCGCAGCATCGGCGCAGAGACGCCGGCAGTCATGGCAGATGGAAACTATTCAATCTGCACACAAGAGGGGCCCGTAATGAAGCTTTCTGCAAAAACCCGGTATGCCGCCAGAATCCTGCTTTTTCTGGCAAAAAACGGTCTTGAGAAACCGGTCTCTTCAAGCCAGTTGGCTGCACAAACTGGCATAAGCTCGCAATTCAGCGAACAGATTTTGCGCCAGCTGCGCCTGGCTGGCATAACGGGCAGCATCCGTGGGGCCAAGGGCGGGCATGTGCTTTTGCGCAAGCCCGAAGAACTCACATT
This window encodes:
- a CDS encoding Rrf2 family transcriptional regulator, yielding MKLSAKTRYAARILLFLAKNGLEKPVSSSQLAAQTGISSQFSEQILRQLRLAGITGSIRGAKGGHVLLRKPEELTFGCIVKLMEGGIELTNCMEKPGECARFDGCEVRKAWENLQATLDGVFESITLRDLMHDPHILL